A single genomic interval of Lacrimispora sphenoides JCM 1415 harbors:
- a CDS encoding ABC transporter substrate-binding protein, whose translation MKKTRGTKVLAMGMALAMAAMSLTGCGGGDKASGGGATTLSLGIWDEKQRPVMESMIQAYQKTHENVKIDIQLTPYKGGEYWTKLEAAATGGTAPDVFWVNVLHAEDYYDGGILLDLNDYLKKSDLDLDKNFPEALVKAYNFEDKQIAVPKDFDTNALWYNKDIFDKAGVAYPTDDWTFDDLAKACKELKAAGLDSGAYPFACPIDFQTWYYPTVYAGGGWILNADKTETGYTDPKTQEGIQCWIDLINEGYSPSAAALSETTADAMFEGGQLAMVLAGSYMTPEYTSNDAINTKINLVEFPEFNGKEPNIINGLGYAVFAGSKNKDAAADFALWLGSEEAMKIQGESGVVISARNDAQKYFADSNKNLNLAAYTNHSGEANPLPVCKSVAELYDIEAEALKAAYSGDKTLADVCSQLKTDADAILAKNNK comes from the coding sequence ATGAAGAAAACGAGAGGAACCAAAGTTCTGGCAATGGGAATGGCACTTGCCATGGCGGCAATGAGTCTTACGGGATGTGGCGGCGGAGACAAGGCTTCTGGAGGAGGCGCTACGACTTTAAGCTTGGGAATATGGGATGAAAAGCAGCGCCCTGTCATGGAGTCCATGATCCAGGCCTACCAGAAAACTCATGAAAATGTAAAGATTGATATCCAGCTTACCCCTTATAAGGGAGGCGAATACTGGACCAAGCTGGAGGCTGCGGCAACAGGCGGAACAGCACCGGATGTATTCTGGGTCAATGTACTTCACGCAGAGGATTACTATGACGGAGGAATTCTTCTGGATTTAAATGATTATTTGAAAAAATCAGACCTGGATCTAGACAAGAATTTTCCGGAAGCCCTTGTAAAGGCTTATAACTTTGAGGATAAGCAGATCGCAGTACCAAAGGATTTTGATACCAATGCTCTTTGGTATAACAAGGATATCTTTGATAAGGCAGGAGTGGCATATCCAACCGATGACTGGACCTTTGATGATCTTGCAAAGGCATGTAAGGAATTAAAGGCAGCAGGTCTTGACTCAGGAGCATATCCTTTTGCCTGCCCTATCGATTTCCAGACATGGTATTATCCAACCGTATATGCGGGTGGCGGCTGGATTTTAAATGCTGACAAAACAGAAACCGGTTATACAGATCCTAAGACCCAGGAAGGAATCCAGTGCTGGATCGATCTGATCAATGAGGGATATTCCCCATCAGCAGCCGCATTGTCAGAAACCACTGCCGATGCCATGTTCGAAGGCGGACAGCTGGCAATGGTTTTAGCAGGCTCCTATATGACACCGGAGTATACTTCTAATGATGCCATCAACACCAAGATCAACCTGGTAGAATTCCCGGAATTTAACGGAAAAGAGCCAAATATCATAAACGGACTTGGTTATGCCGTGTTTGCAGGAAGTAAAAATAAGGACGCAGCAGCAGATTTTGCATTATGGCTTGGAAGTGAAGAGGCCATGAAGATCCAGGGAGAGAGCGGAGTCGTTATTTCCGCACGGAACGATGCCCAGAAGTATTTTGCCGATTCCAACAAGAATTTAAACCTGGCGGCTTACACCAATCATTCCGGGGAAGCAAATCCCCTTCCTGTATGCAAATCTGTGGCAGAGCTCTATGATATAGAAGCAGAAGCTTTGAAGGCAGCTTATTCCGGCGATAAGACTTTAGCGGATGTATGCAGCCAGCTTAAAACAGACGCTGATGCGATTTTAGCAAAAAATAATAAGTAG
- a CDS encoding carbohydrate ABC transporter permease produces the protein MMKSSRRKKLLIHLILIAGIGITVLPFLWMLCTSFKTKGESMMIPPTILPERFVTEAYHNVLTALPFGRIYMNTVFSTVITVAGQVVICTLAAYSFARIKFPGRDILFLLVLSVLMVPGQIFLVPQYLIVQKLGLLDTMFALFLPNLFSAFGTFMMRQFFLSLPDELEEAAILDGCGRIQILTRIMVPLVKSGIVALVIFTAKFAWNDFMWPLIVNTTTTKMTLAPALSTLQGQHTNDYPAQMAGAVLAVIPMVVLFFVFQKQFIEGVAHTGVKG, from the coding sequence ATGATGAAATCGAGCAGACGTAAAAAACTATTGATCCACCTGATACTGATCGCAGGAATCGGTATTACCGTGCTTCCATTTCTTTGGATGCTATGTACCTCATTTAAAACAAAGGGAGAATCCATGATGATACCTCCCACGATTCTGCCGGAACGATTTGTCACAGAAGCCTATCATAATGTTCTGACCGCCCTTCCTTTTGGAAGAATTTATATGAACACGGTATTTTCTACGGTTATAACGGTTGCGGGACAGGTAGTGATCTGTACCCTGGCTGCATATTCCTTTGCCAGGATTAAGTTTCCGGGAAGAGATATCCTGTTTTTGCTGGTGCTTTCCGTCCTGATGGTACCGGGACAGATCTTTCTGGTACCTCAGTACCTTATCGTGCAGAAGCTGGGGCTTTTGGACACCATGTTTGCACTTTTTCTGCCAAACTTATTCAGTGCCTTTGGAACTTTTATGATGAGGCAGTTTTTCTTATCCCTTCCTGATGAACTGGAGGAAGCAGCCATACTGGACGGGTGCGGCAGGATCCAGATCCTGACCAGGATCATGGTCCCACTGGTAAAATCAGGAATTGTAGCCCTTGTGATTTTCACGGCAAAGTTTGCCTGGAATGACTTTATGTGGCCTTTGATCGTAAATACGACCACAACAAAGATGACCCTGGCTCCGGCACTTTCCACGCTTCAGGGACAGCATACCAACGATTATCCTGCACAGATGGCTGGCGCTGTTCTGGCTGTCATCCCAATGGTTGTTTTGTTCTTTGTTTTCCAGAAACAGTTTATTGAAGGAGTGGCCCATACGGGAGTAAAAGGTTAA
- a CDS encoding Gfo/Idh/MocA family protein, producing MKRITVAIAGLGSRGKDNYAPVAKLLPEKMEITAIADIVEEKVEEVSREYGVPKERCYSSAEEMLKQEKLADVMFIATQDRQHVGHAIPALEKGYDLLLEKPVSPDLDECRELLKVAGERGRKVVVCHVLRYTPFYTKVKELIDSGVIGDVVTVMGIENVGYWHQAHSFVRGNWRNSEETSPMILQKCCHDMDLLLWLTGKTCESVTSFGGTYLFKEEKAPEGAAKRCLDGCAAKAECPFDAEKIYITNEKTGIAHGKSDWPCNVLTLHPTEESVMEAIKTGPYGRCVYHCDNNVVDHQVVNLNMTDGSTISFTMTGCTEENSRFTRFMGTKGEIEASLHSNFITVRPFGKEQEVIDISKLSDDFSGHAGGDNRMVEQLLDMVREGTEPSRSMTTLDKSLESHYIALAAEQSRISGGKLIHLEDIR from the coding sequence ATGAAACGAATTACAGTTGCCATTGCGGGCCTTGGAAGCAGAGGCAAAGATAACTATGCACCGGTTGCAAAGCTGCTTCCTGAAAAGATGGAGATTACTGCCATAGCGGACATTGTTGAGGAAAAGGTAGAAGAGGTATCCAGGGAATACGGAGTGCCAAAGGAACGGTGTTATTCCAGTGCAGAGGAGATGCTGAAACAGGAAAAGCTTGCTGATGTGATGTTCATCGCCACACAGGACAGACAACATGTGGGCCATGCGATTCCGGCCCTTGAAAAGGGATATGATCTTTTGCTGGAAAAGCCGGTTTCACCGGATTTAGACGAATGCAGAGAGTTATTAAAGGTTGCCGGCGAAAGAGGCCGGAAGGTGGTAGTCTGCCATGTTCTGCGGTATACTCCTTTTTACACAAAGGTAAAAGAACTCATCGATTCCGGAGTGATCGGAGATGTGGTCACTGTTATGGGGATTGAAAATGTAGGCTACTGGCATCAGGCCCACAGCTTTGTCAGGGGAAACTGGAGAAACTCAGAAGAGACCAGCCCCATGATCCTTCAAAAGTGCTGTCATGACATGGACCTTTTATTGTGGCTGACAGGAAAGACCTGCGAATCCGTGACCTCCTTTGGAGGCACCTATTTATTCAAGGAGGAAAAAGCGCCGGAGGGTGCGGCAAAACGCTGTCTGGATGGATGTGCTGCCAAGGCGGAATGTCCCTTTGATGCAGAAAAGATTTACATAACCAATGAAAAAACCGGCATTGCCCATGGTAAGTCTGACTGGCCATGCAACGTGCTTACCCTTCATCCTACGGAGGAATCGGTTATGGAAGCCATAAAGACCGGTCCTTACGGAAGATGTGTATACCATTGTGATAACAATGTGGTGGATCATCAGGTAGTAAATTTAAATATGACTGACGGCTCTACCATCAGCTTTACCATGACAGGCTGTACAGAAGAAAATTCCCGTTTTACCAGATTTATGGGAACAAAGGGAGAAATTGAAGCAAGTCTTCACTCCAATTTCATAACCGTAAGACCATTTGGTAAGGAACAGGAAGTCATAGACATTTCCAAATTGTCCGATGACTTTTCCGGCCATGCCGGAGGCGATAACCGGATGGTGGAGCAGTTACTTGATATGGTCAGGGAAGGAACCGAACCGAGTCGATCCATGACCACACTGGATAAATCCCTGGAAAGCCACTATATTGCCCTGGCGGCGGAACAGTCCAGAATCTCGGGAGGAAAGCTGATTCACTTAGAGGATATTCGTTAA
- a CDS encoding carbohydrate ABC transporter permease, translating to MQGTTKKKITKRQWKEWGEGYLFITPLLLGIFVFYIFPFIQNFWFSFNEVNKFNVATFYGLNNYLEMFKDKELWNSLGNTLLYVGITVPLGLMLSLFVAALLNTKIRGTSFYRTIYFLPSVTMSAAVAMVWKWIYNEQYGLLNAALKAVGFAPHGWITDPKTALFMIMIVGIWGTVGYNMIILLAGMQGISRSYYEAASVDGASGIHQFFKITIPMLSPTIFFVMITSIISGFQVFDTIYMMVVKTNTAYRSTQTLVMMFYRNAFDYGHKGYAAAISILIFSIIMLVTVIQMIGQRKWVNYD from the coding sequence ATGCAGGGTACGACAAAAAAGAAAATAACTAAGCGGCAATGGAAAGAATGGGGAGAGGGGTACTTATTCATAACACCCCTGTTGCTTGGAATCTTCGTATTTTATATTTTTCCCTTTATTCAGAATTTCTGGTTCAGCTTTAATGAAGTGAATAAATTCAATGTAGCCACCTTTTATGGCCTTAACAATTATTTGGAAATGTTTAAGGATAAAGAACTGTGGAACTCTCTTGGCAATACACTTCTCTACGTCGGGATCACCGTGCCCCTGGGCCTTATGTTATCCTTGTTTGTAGCTGCCCTGCTCAATACGAAAATCAGGGGAACTTCTTTTTACCGGACCATCTATTTTCTGCCATCCGTGACCATGTCGGCCGCGGTGGCAATGGTCTGGAAATGGATTTATAATGAGCAGTACGGTCTTTTAAATGCGGCGTTAAAGGCTGTGGGCTTTGCTCCTCACGGCTGGATCACCGACCCCAAAACAGCTTTGTTCATGATTATGATCGTTGGGATATGGGGAACTGTAGGTTATAACATGATCATTCTTTTAGCAGGCATGCAGGGGATATCAAGATCCTATTATGAGGCGGCATCTGTGGATGGGGCAAGCGGCATTCATCAGTTTTTTAAAATCACAATCCCCATGCTGTCACCGACCATATTTTTCGTCATGATCACCTCTATCATCAGTGGATTTCAGGTGTTTGATACCATTTATATGATGGTTGTAAAAACGAATACGGCCTATCGAAGCACCCAGACCCTGGTCATGATGTTCTACCGGAATGCCTTTGATTATGGCCATAAGGGCTATGCAGCAGCCATATCCATTTTGATCTTTTCTATCATCATGCTGGTTACAGTGATTCAGATGATAGGACAGAGAAAATGGGTCAATTACGACTAA
- a CDS encoding AraC family transcriptional regulator yields MAYCSTALTIEFEIHEIITIHYFEYMKDFVFSGESHDFWEFLYVDKGEITVQANQSIYQLKAGDVIFHKPNEFHALKASGNKAPNLVAMSFRCSSESMRFFEEKSCSLNQEERFLISRIIAEAKQAFSTPLHIPSVEKVELAPSPPFGAAQLILLYLQVFLIHVKRNHFEEGGTPIHNLPTEQMVLSSNSSHLEQIIQFMEFHICEHLTIKTICNEFSISRSTLHSLFHKEKNCGAIDYFNLMKIERSKEIMRDGNMNFTEIAYFLSYSSLQYFSKQFKKTTGMSPLEYFNSVKKYSNEITNASKKRKEDNRMI; encoded by the coding sequence ATGGCATATTGCAGCACAGCACTAACCATCGAATTTGAAATCCATGAGATCATAACCATCCACTATTTTGAATACATGAAGGATTTTGTATTTTCGGGAGAATCCCACGATTTTTGGGAGTTTCTTTACGTGGACAAGGGGGAAATTACCGTACAGGCAAATCAATCCATCTATCAGCTAAAAGCCGGAGACGTAATTTTTCACAAGCCAAATGAATTCCATGCCTTAAAAGCGTCCGGAAACAAGGCTCCCAATCTGGTAGCCATGTCCTTCCGCTGCTCCAGCGAAAGCATGAGGTTTTTTGAAGAGAAATCCTGCTCCTTAAATCAGGAAGAGCGATTCCTCATTTCCAGGATTATTGCAGAAGCGAAACAGGCCTTTTCCACTCCCCTTCATATTCCTTCCGTGGAAAAGGTGGAGCTGGCCCCTTCCCCGCCATTCGGAGCCGCCCAGCTCATCCTATTATACTTACAAGTATTCCTGATCCACGTGAAGCGGAATCATTTTGAAGAAGGCGGTACACCGATCCATAACCTTCCGACCGAGCAGATGGTCCTTTCCTCCAATTCCAGCCATTTGGAACAGATCATTCAGTTTATGGAGTTTCACATCTGCGAACACCTTACTATAAAAACCATTTGCAACGAATTCTCTATAAGCCGTTCCACCCTTCACTCCCTGTTTCACAAAGAAAAAAACTGCGGGGCTATCGACTATTTCAATTTAATGAAAATCGAGCGTTCTAAGGAGATCATGCGGGATGGCAACATGAACTTTACGGAAATTGCATATTTCCTTTCCTACAGCTCCCTGCAGTATTTTTCCAAGCAGTTTAAAAAAACAACCGGAATGTCTCCTTTGGAATATTTTAATTCCGTAAAAAAATATTCCAATGAAATCACAAATGCAAGTAAGAAAAGAAAAGAGGATAACCGGATGATTTGA
- a CDS encoding DUF5696 domain-containing protein — MHDIIFNQTALSFEESSLLFSIQHGNVLWKWDKEYRPRLVIGGQTVYFQGAASITHRQWKTGIGEGIISHYQGFQLDGMDLELAFETVTWIEYATEDVHFEWIPLTESSLPVSEIYWPGYMEFEKESDRWYTLLNIQQGLLIPNTWETALEKLPFDGMMCTAGSYMPWFGQVKEGGGYLAICEQPWDAAYYAEHPAKGPYTHTGIKWLPSLGRMNGRRTMRYSFLPDCDYNDICKHYRTYVKEQGTFCSLKEKAAKAPVHKLVGASFIHKGIKTQVMPDSRFFDPENPDKNNHVYSFEKRTGEIHHFHKDLGLKKLYLHLDGWAEPGYDNQHPDYLPACKEAGGWEKMKELADTMHGYGYSFGIHDQYRDYYSRAKTFDQNFAAQKPDGTLTEHANWAGGPQTYLCATQAPYYVKRNFTEIKKNGVELDCAYLDVFTCNEPDECDHPWHRINRKECLDYRSLCFEYLLSKGILPSSEEVTDWSVKSLVFCHYAPYSFMMHEPGADRQGIPVPLFNLVYHDCLIIPWMMEKYEKEDFMLYALLNGGAPYFIRDGAYENIDGSFGGHQTLSEEEMAARCGIVASLHERVAMCEMLSHEFIDGDPFRQRTTFSDGTAVEADLLQGTYEIRTEKVIS, encoded by the coding sequence ATGCACGATATTATATTCAACCAAACAGCCTTGAGCTTTGAGGAAAGCTCCCTCCTTTTTTCCATTCAGCATGGGAATGTGCTTTGGAAATGGGACAAAGAATACAGGCCCCGCCTTGTAATAGGCGGACAGACCGTCTATTTCCAGGGTGCCGCTTCCATTACTCATAGGCAATGGAAAACAGGAATAGGGGAAGGAATCATCAGCCACTACCAGGGCTTTCAGCTGGACGGCATGGATCTTGAACTAGCCTTTGAAACGGTCACATGGATCGAGTATGCCACGGAAGACGTTCATTTTGAATGGATCCCTCTGACAGAAAGCAGCCTTCCGGTTTCAGAAATATACTGGCCCGGATACATGGAATTTGAAAAAGAAAGTGACCGCTGGTATACTCTATTAAATATCCAGCAAGGGCTTCTCATCCCAAATACCTGGGAAACGGCACTTGAAAAGCTGCCCTTTGACGGCATGATGTGCACAGCCGGCTCTTATATGCCATGGTTTGGACAGGTAAAGGAGGGAGGCGGCTACCTAGCCATTTGTGAACAGCCCTGGGATGCCGCTTATTATGCGGAGCATCCGGCAAAGGGCCCCTATACCCACACCGGCATCAAGTGGCTGCCAAGCCTGGGCAGGATGAATGGCCGCAGGACGATGCGGTATTCCTTTCTGCCAGACTGTGATTACAATGATATCTGCAAGCATTACCGGACCTACGTAAAGGAACAGGGCACCTTCTGTTCTCTGAAAGAAAAGGCGGCCAAGGCCCCTGTTCATAAGCTGGTCGGTGCTTCCTTTATCCATAAGGGAATCAAAACCCAGGTCATGCCGGATTCCCGCTTCTTTGACCCGGAAAACCCGGACAAAAATAACCATGTATACAGCTTTGAGAAACGAACCGGTGAGATCCATCATTTCCACAAGGATCTGGGGCTTAAAAAGCTGTATCTCCATCTGGATGGCTGGGCGGAGCCAGGTTATGATAACCAGCATCCCGACTACCTTCCCGCCTGTAAAGAGGCTGGAGGCTGGGAAAAGATGAAGGAGCTTGCGGATACCATGCACGGGTACGGATATTCCTTTGGCATCCATGACCAGTACCGGGATTATTACAGCAGGGCCAAAACCTTTGACCAGAATTTTGCAGCGCAAAAGCCTGACGGAACTCTTACGGAGCATGCTAACTGGGCAGGCGGACCTCAGACCTATCTGTGTGCCACTCAGGCTCCCTATTATGTAAAAAGGAATTTTACTGAAATCAAGAAGAACGGTGTGGAATTAGACTGTGCTTACTTAGATGTGTTTACGTGCAATGAACCTGACGAATGCGACCACCCATGGCACCGGATCAACCGGAAGGAATGTCTGGATTACCGTAGCCTTTGCTTTGAATACCTGCTTTCCAAAGGGATCCTTCCAAGTTCCGAGGAAGTGACGGACTGGTCTGTAAAAAGTCTTGTGTTCTGCCACTATGCCCCCTATTCCTTTATGATGCACGAGCCAGGGGCTGATCGCCAGGGAATCCCTGTACCTCTCTTTAACCTGGTTTATCATGACTGTCTGATCATCCCGTGGATGATGGAAAAATACGAAAAAGAGGACTTCATGCTTTATGCTCTCTTAAACGGCGGCGCCCCGTATTTTATCCGGGATGGAGCTTATGAGAACATTGACGGCTCTTTTGGCGGCCATCAAACCCTCTCAGAGGAAGAAATGGCAGCCCGCTGCGGCATTGTCGCTTCCCTTCACGAAAGGGTCGCCATGTGTGAAATGCTCTCCCATGAATTTATTGACGGGGACCCATTCCGGCAGCGTACCACTTTTTCTGACGGCACCGCAGTGGAAGCCGACCTTCTTCAGGGAACCTATGAGATCAGAACTGAAAAAGTGATCTCCTAA